The DNA sequence CTGACTCCATCTCCATCATGCATAAGGCCATTGATCAGGGAATCAACTTCTTCGACACCGCAAACATGTACAGTACAGGTGGCTCCGAAACCGTTGTCGGTAAGGCATTGGTCGACCGCCGTGATAAAGTCGTTCTGGCCACCAAAGGACGGGCGCCCATGGGAGATGGGCCCAACGATGCGGGAGCCAGCCGAGTTCATTTGATGCGGGAACTCGATCGCAGTCTGCAGCGGATGCAGACCGATTACGTCGATATCTATTATGTGCACACCCCCGACTATCAGACTCCGATCGAAGAAACGCTCCGCACTCTGGATGACATGGTCCGCTCTGGTAAGGTCCGCTATATCGCCTGCTCGAACTTCCGTGCCTGGCGTTTAGCCGAGGCTCTCTGGACGAGCGATGTGCGCAACCTATATTCCTTCAGTTGTGTTCAGCCGCTTTACAACATCATGAACCGAGACATCGAAGTGGAACTGCTGCCACTCTGTCAGGAGAAGGGGATCGGTGTTGTCAGTTACAGTCCGCTGGCACGTGGCATCCTGACGGGTAAGTACCAGGCCGGCAAACCATTCCCGGAAGGCAGTCGGGCCTCCCGCAATGATAAGCGGATGAACGAAGCGGAACTTCGCGATGTCAGCATCGAACTTTCGCAGGAAATCTCAGCCTATTGCGACAAAAAAGGCGTTTCGATGACGAATTTCGCGCTCGCCTGGTGCCTGGCCAATCCTATTCTGACATCGATCATCATTGGTCCGCGCACCATGGAACAGTATGAAGATAACATGGGATGCCTCGACGTTGAAATCACAGCCGAAGACGAAGAATTCATCAACTCACTGGTTCCCCCGGGAGAACACAGCGGAAAAGGTTTCCAGGATCCGCAGTATCCGGTAACGGGCCGCGGCAAATAATCGATTCAGGGAAGTCCCCCGAACTGACGGACTGCTTCGTACATGACGGTATTCGCTGTACTGGCAAGATTGAGACTGCGGACCTCTTCATACATCGGCAGTTTCAGATTACATTCGGGGGACGCGTCCCTGACGCTGGGAGGCAGACCATTACTTTCGCTTCCGAACAGGAGGACGTGTCCTGGCTCAAATTCAGCATCCCAGAGCAATCGGGTTGCGAACTTGGTCAGCTTCCACCATGTCCTGTCAGAGAGCCGTTCCTGTACCTCCTGCAGGCTGTCAACAGCTTCCCAGTTCAGGTGTTGCCAGTAATCCATCCCGGCTCGCCTCAAATGTTTTGCGTCCAGTTTGAACCCCAGGGGACGAACGAGCCAGAGTTTCGCTCCCACCGCCACGCAGGTGCGACCGATATTCCCTGTATTTTGCGGGATATCCGGCTGATAGAGGACGACATGCATCAGGGGTTCAGAGGAAGATGACATTCAGGTACTCAAACTGGTAAAAAACTGACAAAACAGTTACAAATACGAATTTACAGCACTCGCAAGCCAGCGCTGACTATGTAATACTTAACGCATTCCCGTTATTATACTTCTGCTTATCGCAGGTACGCGTCAGCGTAATGAATCATTATTTGAAATGGTACTGACAGTAGTTCCTGCTGCTGATCTTTTTCCAAATTCCCACAAACCGATTTCAGACCAGAAAACACAATAAGATCTTCCGATGTTTCAAAAAGTTACTGATGCCAGCTTCATCAAAGGTGAACACGAAATCCTCAAATTCTGGGAAGAGAACCAGACGTTTACCCAGCTCCGCCGGAAGAATCAGGGAAAACCCAAATGGAGTTTTCTTGACGGTCCGATGACCGCCAACAACCCCATGGGCGTGCACCATGCCTGGGGAAGAACCTACAAAGACGCCTATCAACGCTATTACGCGATGACGGGCCATGAACTCCGCTACCAGAACGGCTTCGACTGTCAGGGGCTCTGGGTTGAAGTGGAGGTCGAAAAAGAGCTGGGATATGGCACCAAACAGGAAATCGTTTCTCACGGGATCGATAAATTCGTCAACGAATGTAAAAAGCGGGTACTGAAGTTCGCCGCTCGTCAGACCGAGCAGTCTGTACGACTGGGCTTCTGGATGGACTGGGACAATCCAGATCAGTTACGCGAGCTGGCGCAGTCCGTTGGTGAAGAGACCGAAGTTACCATCACCACCCCCAGCGGAAAACAGGTGACTGACCGGGCAGACATGCTGGTCTCACGTCTGGGGAATGCGGAATGGGGCGGAAGCTACTTCACCTTCTCCACGGAAAACAATGAAACCATCTGGACCTTCCTCAAGAAGTGCTATGAACGGGGGAAGGTTTATCGAGGACATGACGTGATGCCCTGGTCCGGACGCGGGGGCAGTGCCTACAGCCAGATGGAAGTGGCCGATGGTCGTAAGCTCTCTGTCCACAAATCCATCTTCGTCCGCTTCCCACTGAAAGACCGGGAAAACGAATTCCTGCTGATCTGGACCACCACCCCTTGGACATTGACCAGTAACGTGGCAGCAGCGATCAATCCGGATCTGGAATACGTCAAACTCAAGGCGAAAAAAGACGATGCGATTTACTACTTCGCCAAGGACAACCTCGAGTATCAGCGACTGAGTCGTGAGTACAAAGAAGGCTTTGGACGCCCCGAGTGGTCCTGGCCCAAAGATGTTCCCAAACTGAAAACCCTGGCTCAGATTTTCAAAGAGCAGGGGGGATATGAGATTGTCGACACCATCAAAGGTGCAGAGATGGTGGGCTGGGAATACACAGGTCCTTTCGATAATCTGCCTGCACAACAGACTCCCGGCGGATACCCCAGTGACGATAATCTGCTGAATCAAAGTGGAATTTCCTGCCACAAGGTTGTCGATGGTGGACGCGATTTTAAAGGAAACCCGCATGTAGTCGCCGGTGAGGGAACCGGGATCGTACATACCGCCCCTGGCTGTGGTGATGTCGACCACCAGCTTGGCAAACAACTCGGGCTGGTCGCGATTGCACCGCTGGGCGAAGATGGTCGGTTCGAGGAGGGCTTTGGCGAATTCACTGGAATGGAAGCCATCGATCCTGCGACTCCGGAACTGGTCTTCGAAAAGCTCAAAGAGAAAGGCCTGCTGGTTTCAGTCGAACAGTACCCCCACATCTATCCGCATTGCTGGCGGACGGGCGATGAACTGATTTTCCGCCTGGTAGATGAATGGTTCATTAACATGGACTGGCGCGAAGAGATCAAAGATATCACCCGCCAGATCGACTGGGTCCCTTCCAGTATCGATGGGGAGCAGCACGAACTCGAATGGCTGACCAACATGCGCGACTGGATGGTCTCCAAAAAACGATTCTGGGGCCTGGCACTGCCGATCTGGGTAGACGAGGAAACTGGTGATTTCGAAGTCATTGGATCCCTTGATGAACTCAAGGAACGTGCTGTAGAAGGTTGGGAAGCACTCGAGGGGCACACGCCGCATCGCCCCTGGATCGATCAGGTGAAACTGAAAAACCCCAAGACCGGGAACCTGATGACCCGTATTCCGGATGTGGGAAATCCCTGGCTGGATGCAGGCATCGTGCCTTTCTCCACAATGCAATACAACACCAACCCGGAAGAGTGGGAGAAATGGTATCCGGCTGACCTGGTCACCGAATGTTTCCCCGGTCAGTTCCGCAACTGGTTCTATGCCCTGTTATCGATGGCCACCATGATGGATGGGACTCCTCCATTCAAAACACTGCTGGGATATCGCCTGGTGTTGAATGAGGAAGGCAAACCTATGCACAAATCAGATGGAACCGCCATCTGGTTTGAAGAAGCAGCCGAGCAATTGGGCGTCGACACAATGCGCTGGATGTACCTGGCACATAACCCCGCCAGCGATCTGCGTTTTGGAATGCGGAACCCGGACGAGCAGGTCACGCTGGAGACTCCGGAAGGCCCGATCTCAGAGACCCGCGAAGGAGCACCAACCTGTCTGGTTGAGAGTAAACCTGCCGACGAAATCCGTCGCCAGGTATTAATCCCTCTCTGGAACTCCTACGCATTCTTTGTGAACTACGCACGGCTGGATGAATTTGATCCTTCACAGGCTGCCGTTCCTGTTGCAGATCGTCCTGAAATTGACCGCTGGATTCTGTCCAACCTGCAGGCTCTGCTGGTCTCTGCCAAGACCGAGATCGAAGC is a window from the Gimesia benthica genome containing:
- a CDS encoding aldo/keto reductase codes for the protein MDYRNLGKAGVRVSPVCLGTMMFGGPTSEADSISIMHKAIDQGINFFDTANMYSTGGSETVVGKALVDRRDKVVLATKGRAPMGDGPNDAGASRVHLMRELDRSLQRMQTDYVDIYYVHTPDYQTPIEETLRTLDDMVRSGKVRYIACSNFRAWRLAEALWTSDVRNLYSFSCVQPLYNIMNRDIEVELLPLCQEKGIGVVSYSPLARGILTGKYQAGKPFPEGSRASRNDKRMNEAELRDVSIELSQEISAYCDKKGVSMTNFALAWCLANPILTSIIIGPRTMEQYEDNMGCLDVEITAEDEEFINSLVPPGEHSGKGFQDPQYPVTGRGK
- a CDS encoding tRNA (cytidine(34)-2'-O)-methyltransferase; this translates as MSSSSEPLMHVVLYQPDIPQNTGNIGRTCVAVGAKLWLVRPLGFKLDAKHLRRAGMDYWQHLNWEAVDSLQEVQERLSDRTWWKLTKFATRLLWDAEFEPGHVLLFGSESNGLPPSVRDASPECNLKLPMYEEVRSLNLASTANTVMYEAVRQFGGLP
- a CDS encoding class I tRNA ligase family protein, producing the protein MFQKVTDASFIKGEHEILKFWEENQTFTQLRRKNQGKPKWSFLDGPMTANNPMGVHHAWGRTYKDAYQRYYAMTGHELRYQNGFDCQGLWVEVEVEKELGYGTKQEIVSHGIDKFVNECKKRVLKFAARQTEQSVRLGFWMDWDNPDQLRELAQSVGEETEVTITTPSGKQVTDRADMLVSRLGNAEWGGSYFTFSTENNETIWTFLKKCYERGKVYRGHDVMPWSGRGGSAYSQMEVADGRKLSVHKSIFVRFPLKDRENEFLLIWTTTPWTLTSNVAAAINPDLEYVKLKAKKDDAIYYFAKDNLEYQRLSREYKEGFGRPEWSWPKDVPKLKTLAQIFKEQGGYEIVDTIKGAEMVGWEYTGPFDNLPAQQTPGGYPSDDNLLNQSGISCHKVVDGGRDFKGNPHVVAGEGTGIVHTAPGCGDVDHQLGKQLGLVAIAPLGEDGRFEEGFGEFTGMEAIDPATPELVFEKLKEKGLLVSVEQYPHIYPHCWRTGDELIFRLVDEWFINMDWREEIKDITRQIDWVPSSIDGEQHELEWLTNMRDWMVSKKRFWGLALPIWVDEETGDFEVIGSLDELKERAVEGWEALEGHTPHRPWIDQVKLKNPKTGNLMTRIPDVGNPWLDAGIVPFSTMQYNTNPEEWEKWYPADLVTECFPGQFRNWFYALLSMATMMDGTPPFKTLLGYRLVLNEEGKPMHKSDGTAIWFEEAAEQLGVDTMRWMYLAHNPASDLRFGMRNPDEQVTLETPEGPISETREGAPTCLVESKPADEIRRQVLIPLWNSYAFFVNYARLDEFDPSQAAVPVADRPEIDRWILSNLQALLVSAKTEIEAYNYAGFLKNATTFIDDLSNWYIRRNRRRFWRSQDANDTDKLAAYQTLYEVLVTLSQALAPVIPFLTERIYQNLVTSWDKSAPTSVHLCDFPTCDTTLLDEKLNFRSAQAQIMVKLGHKLRDESNQRVRQPLAELRYACQTPEQAEAIESLASTVEEELNIKQVTRCENLDELVSYTYKPNLKTLGPKFGKLLGVLRKELPELGDDVLGPLRRGESVSLELAGNQIDLEPDDVLVGTEQAADWASADEQGIQIAISTKLTPELEQEGMARDFVRQIQQLRKEADLEIEDRIIVTYDSQGAAEIEQAVSNWTDYILGETLGDQLDQSQSLTDGKEVTIGNVKALITIQKV